Proteins encoded in a region of the Zea mays cultivar B73 chromosome 2, Zm-B73-REFERENCE-NAM-5.0, whole genome shotgun sequence genome:
- the LOC118476374 gene encoding uncharacterized protein, which produces MGMLMNNDDSSSSRTSMHPRPQVLASLPLLVYEYEDHPNATTRMLIYSLPERSIVYTHNSSRPQMMMMEGNLSFSTPQGWLVILGQASEASIWHPLTGETITLPPIHGDHRIPDSCKCLLTRSSVAHPDCAVVLLDVNDPLMWFCRVNGGADRMWVQHAYDIGDHYFPEEFRTPSTPTKNVVDDVAALGGKLYFRFTESDQDFMGVFDFDFHGHTPAVEFYEFDVSEEFNLKFPEGVCSASIHLVESMDELFAVCIFYVDFDPTNISAAHIFKMEEICDEEPVAWHRVDDIGDRAFLLTGTNMSTWCSASTNNLKGNSLYFLGHLVAGHRNLCIYDIQEQSMEIVQVHDQEDMEIVRTPPYWINVPPC; this is translated from the coding sequence ATGGGCATGTTGATGAACAACGacgacagcagcagcagcaggactaGCATGCATCCACGGCCGCAGGTCCTTGCTTCCCTGCCCTTGCTGGTCTACGAATACGAGGATCATCCCAATGCCACAACAAGGATGCTCATATATAGCCTACCCGAGCGGAGCATTGTCTACACGCACAACAGCAGTAGGCCCCAGATGATGATGATGGAGGGTAACTTATCCTTCAGCACCCCTCAAGGATGGCTGGTCATCCTTGGACAAGCGTCAGAGGCCTCGATCTGGCATCCGCTCACCGGAGAGACCATCACGCTCCCACCAATACACGGCGACCACCGTATCCCCGATAGCTGCAAGTGTCTGCTCACCCGCAGCTCCGTCGCCCACCCGGACTGCGCCGTCGTGCTTCTCGACGTCAACGATCCTCTCATGTGGTTCTGCCGGGTGAATGGCGGGGCCGACAGGATGTGGGTGCAGCACGCCTACGACATTGGCGACCACTACTTCCCCGAGGAGTTCCGCACTCCCTCCACGCCCACCAAGAATGTTGTCGACGACGTCGCCGCGCTGGGAGGGAAGCTGTATTTTCGCTTCACCGAATCAGACCAAGACTTCATGGGCGTCTTTGACTTCGATTTCCATGGCCATACTCCCGCCGTGGAGTTTTACGAGTTTGATGTCTCCGAAGAGTTCAACCTCAAGTTTCCCGAGGGCGTGTGCTCTGCCTCCATCCACTTGGTGGAGTCCATGGATGAGCTTTTTGCTGTCTGCATCTTCTATGTCGATTTTGATCCCACCAACATTAGCGCCGCTCATATCTTCAAGATGGAGGAAATCTGCGACGAGGAACCCGTGGCCTGGCACCGGGTGGATGATATTGGCGACAGGGCTTTCCTCCTGACGGGCACCAACATGTCAACTTGGTGCTCTGCAAGCACGAATAACCTGAAAGGGAACTCCCTCTACTTTCTAGGCCACTTAGTAGCTGGCCACAGGAATCTCTGCATCTATGATATTCAGGAGCAATCCATGGAGATTGTCCAGGTTCACGACCAAGAAGATATGGAGATCGTGCGCACACCGCCATACTGGATTAATGTACCTCCGTGCTAG